A single window of Desulfomicrobium macestii DNA harbors:
- a CDS encoding response regulator: MTSRVEKPVILIVDDTESNIDLLVGVLGDEYELSVAMSGLEALEAVRDARPDLILLDIMMPGMDGYEVCRKLKSEQSWARIPVIFITAMTEVEDEARGFDVGAIDYIAKPFSPPIVQARVKTHLALADQQRTCEKTVETQVAAIRQGQKDAIYMMGQAGHYNDDNTGVHIWRMAAYARALAKAAGWTVEEQEQMLLAAPMHDSGKIGTPDAILKKPGKLTDEEWVIMREHTTVGHKILSVSDAPVFRMAAEIALSHHERWLGGGYPQNIKGEDIPESARISAIADVFDALTMERPYKEAWSVDKAMEYIRDNAGHFEPRLTNLFISIRDEIERIRDYWNQHEKEDLFTASLDELGS; encoded by the coding sequence ATGACCAGCCGCGTTGAAAAACCCGTCATCCTGATCGTGGACGACACGGAGTCCAACATCGACCTTCTGGTGGGCGTGCTCGGAGACGAATATGAACTCAGCGTGGCCATGAGCGGCCTGGAAGCGCTCGAAGCTGTGCGCGATGCCCGGCCCGACCTGATCCTGCTGGACATCATGATGCCTGGCATGGACGGCTACGAGGTCTGCCGCAAACTCAAGTCGGAGCAATCCTGGGCAAGGATTCCGGTCATTTTCATCACCGCCATGACCGAAGTCGAGGACGAGGCCAGGGGCTTTGATGTCGGCGCCATCGACTACATCGCCAAACCCTTCTCGCCGCCCATAGTCCAGGCCCGGGTAAAAACGCACCTGGCCCTGGCCGACCAGCAGCGGACCTGCGAAAAAACCGTGGAAACACAGGTGGCCGCGATCCGCCAGGGACAAAAGGACGCGATCTACATGATGGGACAGGCCGGCCATTACAACGACGACAACACCGGCGTGCACATCTGGCGCATGGCCGCCTACGCCCGCGCTCTGGCCAAGGCGGCCGGGTGGACCGTGGAAGAGCAGGAGCAGATGCTCCTGGCCGCGCCAATGCATGACTCGGGGAAAATCGGCACTCCCGACGCCATCCTGAAAAAGCCCGGCAAGCTCACGGATGAGGAATGGGTCATCATGCGGGAACACACGACCGTCGGGCACAAGATTCTCTCGGTCAGCGATGCGCCTGTCTTCCGGATGGCCGCGGAAATCGCCCTCTCCCATCACGAACGCTGGCTGGGTGGCGGCTATCCGCAAAACATCAAGGGGGAGGACATCCCCGAATCGGCCCGCATCTCGGCCATCGCCGACGTCTTCGATGCCCTGACCATGGAGCGTCCCTACAAGGAAGCCTGGAGCGTGGACAAGGCCATGGAATACATCCGGGACAACGCGGGGCATTTCGAGCCGCGCCTGACGAATCTGTTCATTTCCATCAGGGATGAAATCGAGCGCATCAGGGACTATTGGAACCAGCACGAAAAGGAGGACCTCTTTACCGCCTCCCTGGACGAACTCGGCAGCTAG